ccagcactgagcATGGACAGCCTGGGTCTCCCTGGGGAGGGTGGCTCAGACAGAGGAGCTTGGCATCCTGACCCCCTCAAGGCTCTGCCCACACTGAaccctctcccagcctgtggGAGGTGGGAGCCAGGCTTCCCACTGCAGCATCATCTGGTTTTCAGCTCACTTCTGCCCATTTCCTCCCCActtgctccatccctgctgcaaaCCTGGGCTTCTTGCTCAgaaaggacaagaggacacTTGGGGGGTGGTGTGTCCCTCACCCTTTCTTCAGGGACAGCCTTATGGGCAAGCTGGGGACAAATaagtgccctgctccagcttcaGGAAAAGGGAAGATCCCAGGCTGCaaagcaaaaggagaaaattatctTTCATTAAACTCCTGGGTCCTGTGTGTTGCCATTTATGGCTGCACTTTCTGCTCCAAGCCTGATGCAAGACATTGcaagagggaaagaaagcagACAGGAGAGAGCCAgccagaaagagaaaagccaggagaaaaggggaaggaagaaacctttaaaaaaagactaaataataataataataatgttggTCAGAGTTTAGCagagcaaagcagctgctgtgtcagcaGCTCCCCTTCACCCACCACTGGGGCTCTCCATCCTCTCtctgcccagaggagcagctgcagaccAAGAGCAGTTCCCCAGCCCTGGTGATggtcctgccagctctggggtgctggAGAGGATGTCCCTCACGTGGAGATGGAGTTTTGAAGGTCTGAGCCCCCCAGAGTGTGGGAGCATCTGCTCCTGCCACTGCTATGGGCAAGAACAAGGCACAGAGTGGGCAGAGCATTTCTGAAGCTCTGGGACCACCCAGCCCTTAATgaggagcaggcagtgccaggagagCTCTGGTGTGTCCCACGGCAGGGTgaggagcccagctcagcacacccatccctgcaggcaccACCACATCCAGCCCATGCCCTTTTTGCTACAGCAAACACCCACACCAGGatgtccctgctgagctgcGTGGCATCCTTGGCAGCAGGCAAAGCTGGCCCTCACCTGGCAGCTTCACAAAAAGTGGGCACTTGAGGAGGCAAAGAGTCCTCCAGCAACCCTGGCAAAGCTCCAGGGCTTCACCCAGCCCACAAGGACCTGTGGGACCCCAAACTTCTCGACCCATGTAGGGGACACACCAcacaccccaatgtccccctgtcGCTCACCACGACCCAGCAGAGCCCCATGGTGGGATTCAGGGTGGGCAGGACATGTGCTCAGGTCCCTGGGGGTGACACACGTGCTGTGTCACTTCCCAGTTTCCATTCTCTGCAGGAGATGAGGCATCTGTGCCTGGCACAGGCGGCTCTGTGAGAGCTGGGCACATCTGAGCAGGCAGGGATCGGGGTGGAGAGCCCTGCattccctggcagtgctgctgccagggctgtgacGGGAGtggcacatccccacatccctccccagtgccctgtgGGACACTGGAGCTCCTGTCCCAGTCCTCTGGCAGCGCAGACACGGCCTGAACAGCTGCCAATTACAGCCAGACTTAATTAGACACCCtctcccctgcagcacagggagggagggcaggcaggaggcatCAGAGGGGGAAATGATGACTTTGTAAATGTAATCGGGGCTCCCGGTGGGAGCTGGGGGGTTTGGGCTGCCTGCTGTGTCCAGAGGCACCGGGAGCCCCCAGGGAGGCCCAGCCTGGGGTGGGAGGCACCCAGGGGAAAATGCACCAGGAGCTTGGCAGAGGAGGCAGATGAAGCCtttgtggctctgctgtgcaggtgacagccccaggcagggttTGTGTGTCCCCTCTTCCCTCTGTCACACTCACCCCTGCTCTGTTTgaagctgccagctcagctgcaaTTAACCCTTGGCAAACCAGCCAGGCTGGCGCTGCCCACTCACCCTCCCCATCTCCTGAACATTTTGGCCAGGATGGCATCTTGGAGGTGGCTCTGCTCCAACACTGACAACCCTGCCCGGTCCCTGCCACCTGTCACTTCAGGACAGAATGGCTCATTAGGGAGTTGAAGTTTCTGACCGTTTCTCACAAGAACCACGCTCCACAGCCCCAGATTCGCTGCTGTTCCCACCCAGTTCCCacccagcagcttttcattacgGGATTGCTTTGACAGCACTGCCTCATCCATTAAcgagctggggatggggatgagaaCAGACAATGACAGACTaattaaggggtttttttcagtgatgGGAGCCAGCAGAGACAAGGGGAAACACTACCAGCAGTTCAGGGAAACAAGGACTCCTGGGCTCCTTTCCCTACTCAGCCACTGGGTCATTCAGTAGCCCTGAGCATGATGCTGCAATGAACTGGTCACtgcagagaggggcagggaacCTTCAATTTTAGCGATTTACCAGGAGATggaagcaggaggaggctgagacacacagctgccccagcagatcccagtttgcacaggcagggagcaagggaaggaggaggcagcGGGATCCAGCCCGTCATTAACACACCGCGGCTGCTCTCCCTGCGCGGCTTCATCCATCAGCACTTTGCTCGAGTGGTTAATGGCTGCGGGCAAGGcgagccaggctggcacagtgCGTGCTGAGCaaacagaggggaaggaaaatagggaaagaaaataaatagggaaagaaaataaataaggaaagaaaataaataaggaaagaaaGCTCTCTGAGCGCCTGCTGATGTACTGAGAAGCCCTGAgcctgcaggagccagcagccagACAGGGTCTGGGAGCCTCTGCTGAGTCACATCAGGGGACTGCAGCCCTCACCGAGCCAAGACAGGCTGGAAAGGGAACGATTCCATCAGCAAagcactccctgccctgcccagggcccgTCCCATCCCTGCCTGTAACATCTCCTGGGCTTGGGCCTGGGTGGTgctggaggaggggaaggatgaAGCAGCTTTGAGGATGTTCACAGGGAGCCGAACCAGGGGAgatcctgcagagctgtggatgGTCTGTCCCACTCTGCCCACAGCAGAAACCCTTGGATCagcaggctgggcactgccacacGTGTGTGGTGCCTGCTGGAAGGGCACGTAGTCCCTCACAGTCCCTCGGCCAGCTGTGCCACCCGGCCCCGgggccagcagagctggcagctgtgggaTCATGTGCTGGCCACGGCTCCCAAACACACACTCAGCATTGCTCCCCCTCCActgctccccacagcacccccagcacacaggcctGCTCCCTGACCTTCCCAAAGGGATGCTCCTCAGGCCCAGGGTGAGCAGCAtccttgtcctgccctgcccacacaGTGAGGAACAAttcccaggagggaaagctGGGCAGGACCCTGTGCTGTTCCTTCAGCTCCCTGGCTGAAGCCAGTGAGGAGCCCAGCCAGGCTTCTGGAGGACACAGAACTCCCCATTTCTTGAGTAAGAACTCATTCCAGGCACACAAAACCCTGGTACTGCGCCTGTGCTGAGTGGGGACAAAGGAGCTGAGCCCTTCTCTGAAGGCAACAAGCATTGCAGCAGTGCCTGTTCAAAGAAATCAGGGCTGaagagcagccagaggggagGAAAACATTCCCAAGACGTGAGCTAGCAGCAAAGCAACctgtgggctctggcagccctggatctgtccgtctgtcccaaTGCACCTCAccagagagcagctccagacAAGTGGCCAACTTTGGTGCTGAGCTGGCCCAGCCAGGACCCAGCTGGCCAAGGGTGGCCCAGGAGCTCTCCAGAGATCCTGGTACTCACAGGCACTGATAAATCACACAAGAGAAACAGATGTGGTTTCCAGGATGCTGTACAAGGCACGGGGCTGCTCTAGAGCTGTATCCAAGGGCAAGGGGCACCAgaaaggggacagggacagctctgaggCTCAAAAACCACCAAGGGAGGTGcgaggagcacagggaggccgaggcacatcccagccccagcaggtgcCCCGCGGGTGTCACAGAGCATcgcagcacagagcagggtgtgcgAGCCCCGGGACCTGCCCAAGGCTATCCGGTGAGTCACTGGAGATGCTTTCCAAGGCGAGGGCTGAGTGTGAGCTGCCCGGCAGCCTGGAAACAGTTGCTGAGGATTACAAATGCTGCTAATAATAGCCAGGAGCCGTCTGGGCCCCAGCCCCGTGCCCCGGCCCAAGCACGCTGCCGGCACACCGCGACGCTCCCGCATTCCCAGCGCTCCCTTCCCGCCCCTTGCACAAGGAGCCACACGGCAGAAAGCCACCAGGACAGGGAGTTCGGGTGCCTCAGGTTGTCACCGAGTCCCATCCAGGCTGGGCAAGAGCAGAACAAGATCTTCCCGTGGACACTGGGTcgctcttttatttttaaacaagatccgatggaggaggaggatttACCGAGCGTTTATTGGCATCActgccgcccccagccccgccagTTCAGCCAGGGGTCAGAGACTGGGGCCAGCATCCTGGGGGGCTGAGGAGTGGGGCGGTCCCTTCCCTGGGGCGGGCAGGGACAGCGCACTGAACCCGGGGACAGTTTGTGTAACCCACAGAAAAGGGATGCGGACGGGAAGAATAAACACAAGCACATCCCCCAGCACCTGGACAAGCTcttggagaaaggaaaagacccCCGGGGGTTAGATGTGCACACAGGAGAGGCTCACACTGGCACACGCTTCCTTTCCCTTAAATCTTCACTTTCTTGATTATCCTtggcgggccggggagggaaggagccagaaacaccccccaaaccgcTGCCTCCCCGGGGACAATGAGCTTGTTCCCACCCGAAGACAAAACACGGGCTTTGCCGGGACTTCTCTTATTTTACAGGGGAAAACCCGGAGCGCTGCTCCCTCCCCGCCAGCCggggggacagagggatggggaagggacaccacgggggcactggggggacagagggatggggaagggacaccacgggggcactggggggacagagggatggggaagggacaccacgggggcactggggggaccGGCCTTACCTTGCTCTCCGCATCCTCCCGGTGTCCGGGCTGCCGAGGCTCCtccgggggctgccggggctcCTCGGGGGTTTGCCGGGGCTCCTCGGGGGTTTGCCGGGGCTCCTCCGGGGGCTGCCTGGGGATGCTCTCGGTCGCCGCGGGGCTGGGCTCGGCCGCGGGGCCCGGCTCCTCCGCCGCCTCCCGCTGCTCGGTGACCGCTTCCTTCCCCTCGCCGCCCACTCCGACCTCCTCCACCGGCACCCGGCTCCCCTCGTCCtccggccccgctgccgccgcttcgccgccggggccgccctCCCGAGCCGGCTCCGCCGCGGGcccccggggccgctccgccgcccgctcgccgccgcctccccgcaGCCTCAGGAAGACGGAGGCGAGGACGAGGGCCAGCACGGTGAAGAGCAGCGGCACGGCCAGGTACGAGTCCACGGGCAGCTCCATCCTGCGCCGCCGCCGGAGCCCGCCCGAGCCGAGTGCGCGGCCGCGGGGGGTGCGCGGGCAGCGCTCggccggcggcggggctgggccggCTCTCGGCCGGCTCTACCGGCGTCATCACCGGCCCTGCCCACCCCCGGCCCCCCCGGCACCGGGCCCGGCACCCACCGCCCCCTCCGAgcccgcagcccggcccggccccgctccccggccGCGGCCACCGCAGCCcgggtgggatttgggaaggggCGGCCAGAGGGGAAGGCTCGGGATGCTCTGCTTGATGGGAGCCCGGCCTGGGACAAGGGGATCTTTCATTAGACACTGCTTTACATCCACAAAGTCATTCCCAAACTGCTCGGCACTGCCTTGCATCGTCGAATCCTAGAATCATTTACATTCTAAGATGACAACCCCTGTCAGTGGATATATTGTTCCTAAtacccaatctaaacctcccctggcgcAACTTGAggacatttcctcttgtcccGTCACTCGTTAACAAATCCCGTTCGAACAATGGGAAGGTCTCGGTCTCCCGGGATGTTCCCTCACCCAGGGCTCGGTGAGCTCGGACACGCTGGGGTGTTGGCTGGCCTCCGGGAAATGTTTAATGAGCGTTTGCACCTTGTTAGCCCTTGCTGGGTAGcggaggggctggcagggccggGAAGGCTGTCCTGACTCCCCTGGGTGAGCAGCATCTGGCAGCACCTCCATGCCAAGCTCCAGAGCATCACTCCAccttccccaggagctgcagggacatcAGTGCCATCAGCTGCTGTGATACCCACCAGATAAAGCTggtgctgagagcagctgggctgccaGAGCCTCCCCTCGAGCATTTTGCTGAAAAACAGGAGACTGAAAAACCAGGATGTGTCCAAAAGCCATCACAAACAGGCAAGCAGAGTGGCCAAGGAGTTGTCATGTTCCCCCAGACTCTGCCTCTGAGGATTTCCTGCCTCTCGAGACTGCTGGGAGGATTAGCCAACCTTTCACAAAGCAGGCTGAAATTAGAAGGCCTAAACTATTCCTGCCAGGGTGAAACCAGCACGGAGCAGGATGCACATGGGGGGAGCAGACATGGAATTCACCCCGGAAAGTTTCTCCTATGGGAAAAGGCTCCGGAGATACCACCCGGAGCAGAGTTTTTGTATTGACTGACCAAAGACAAAACTCAAACAAAGACAGGATTAAATCCCCGggtgggaggaaggaagtgaagCCATGATCCTCCCTGCGTTTGTCTTTATTGGTAATCCTATCAGGCAGGCAATCGTTAGTATGGATAATTGTATTCTTAGCAACAACCAAGCACGGTACTTAGCTCCCCTTCTCCCGCAGAGCTTTGCATTTCCTGGCTCTCCATCGTCAGAGCTGCTCTAGAGCTCAGCCAAATCACCCGGAGATTGGCAGCTTTggttcagcagcttttccatgCGTGTTTGgtcccctctgccccctgctTGCCCTAATCCCAGTAGCCCTGAAGGCACCATCCCGAGTCCAGGGCATCTCTTGCTTTCAGAGGCTCCCTCTGAGCCCTGGAAATGGCTCATGGCCAGAGACAGAAGCAGGGTGGGGAAGTTCCAGGGTCTGGGTCCTTGCTCCTGTGCTCATGTGGACTGTCAATTTGGGGCACAAAGAGGAATTCTGGGTGAGATGAGGGAAactgggcactgggagctgctaATAGGGTGACACGGGGTGCTTAGGTGTTACATTTCCAGCTGTCACAGTGCCCTTAATTGCTGCCAACACCCAGGACacctcctgctctttctcctggcAGTGTAAATTTTCTACAGCTCTTGGTTGGAAGTGTGTTGGAGGGTGTTTGCCCGCTCAGGAATGCAGCAGCATGTGGCTTGCATTAACCCAGCACGGAGACAGAGCACTTCAGCCAGCACCCTCCGGAGCAGGATTTATCACTGCCTTAAAATAAGAGAAGCTGGTCCtgacagcttctccaggggttGGAATGCCTGACAAGGGAATCAACAGGAGCTTCAGAGGTgctcaacagcagcagctcctggctctggacCCGCAGCAACTCCCTCTCAGGTTGCTGGAACCTGCAGCATGCACAGGAATTGTGAGAGATGCTGGGTTTGGATGTCTGTGAAAAACAACACTCCTGGTCTCGAGAGcaacaggcaggagcagcaaggaCGTGTCTGCCAGAAGAGCTGCTCTAACTCAGCCAAACTCATGCAGTAACGAGGTGACAGGATCAGCAACAGAGCTCAGCTCCCCGTGTCCACACTAGGGGTGAGAGCTCCTGCAGAATGGGACCTGATGGGGATGATACCCCGAGCAGAATTTGGGCTCAGCAGGTCCTGTGTGACACCAACCTGGCCCCTCCAAGGCTCTCCAGAGGGCACTGATAGAGTAAACTCGGCCTGGTCCCTGGCCAGAGCTCTTGCTGGGAGGCACAGAGGTATCTCTGGGGCCCCCCTATCAATTTACAAGGCACGactggtgtcacagacatcttttatgaaaaatcctttccttaggatttttccttctgagaagctgagaagcctcaggaacaaaatgtaaaacagtgattatctgctgctgtggaatgcaacaggtgcatctgagattggctcatgtggttgtttctaattaatggccaatcacagtcagctggctcggacagagtccaagccacaagcttttgttatcattctttctttttttattcttagccagccttccGATGAAATCTTGtcttctattcctttagtatagttttaatataatatatatcataaaacaataaaccaagccttctgaaacatggagtcagatcctcgtctcttccttCATCTtaggacccctgtgaacacggtcacagacTGGCGTCTCCAGCTTCATCTTGTACGGGAGGGGATGGATTCACACTCCCTCCCaggcagggacccccaggacagACGAGCTcgggctctgctggcagggggggctcggggaggggtccctgggcACGGCACCCCCGGCCAGGCTCGGGCTGAGCCCGCAGcggggcagcggcagcagctGGAGCGCGCTGCCCTCTCTCGGGAGGAGAACCGCCCTGCAGCGCCCGGGACAGCCGGGGACGGCTGGGGACAGTCCCCGAGAGCCCCGGGACGGGGACAGTCCCCGACAGCTCCGGCAGAGCAGGGTTTAGACCCCAAGAGCGCAGCACGGGTAGGAGGGGATGGCCGGGAACGGTCCCCGAGAGCTCCGGGCGGGCAGGGAATGGTCCCCAGGAGTCccgggagggcagggcagggatggctgggaAAGGGCTTCCCTTGAGCCCAGtctgggcaggggacagggggtggcTGGAAACTGATCCCCGAGAGCCCCGGGCGGGCAGGGGACAGTCCCCAGAGCCCCGGTCAGGCTGGGGACAGACCCTGAGAACCCCGGACGGGCAGGGGACAGTTTCCGAGAGCCCCGGGCAGGCAGGGGACAGACTTTAAgagtccctgcagagcaggggacagACCCTAAgggtccctgcagagcaggggacagTCTCCAGAGCCCCGGGTGGGCAGGGACTGGCTGGGTCCGGTCCCCAGAGCCCCGGACGGGCAGGGGACAGTCCCCGAGAGCCCcgggctggctggggacagacCCCGAGAGCCCcgggctggctggggacagacCCCGagagccccggccccgcacaGAAGCCGCTTTCACACGGCTGCCAGCTCCGGGCCGAGCGGGggagccaagggcagcagcagcagctgaggagcttTGCCAACAAAGGGGGATTCAGGAGAGCAGCGGTGACAACTGCTCCGGGAACAGCCCCGGCACGGAAATGCTGCGAATCCGCCTGGGGACGGGCTGAGCCGGGCCGGCTCCTGCTGCCCGGGCACTGCGGGACCACAGCCACCCCCCCGGGATGCAGGAATGGGCTGTGGGACATCGGGAGAGCCTCTACAGGCACAAAAAAAGATCTAACACAGCACACGTTCTCAGTGTCCTGTACACCCGGGAGCTGCACAGGCAGGTGCTGTTCTGAGCTCCTCTGTGTCCCTCCCACCCAAAGCCAGGAGGTCACTGAGCTCCCATACCTgcctctgcttcccagccaCAACCCGAGTGTGGCTCCACAAGCCCCCGTGCAGTGAGGTGTGCAGATACATGCTGGTTTCCGAGAGGAAAATTCAGGATTTTATGTTCCCAGATCCTCCCAGAACCCATTTCCCCTCACATAAAGTTTGAACACAGACCAGTGTTATAACTGCTCCAAACCTGGATTATTTCTGCAAGCCCCAGTCAGGCTGCCAGTCATAGATACCactttttccttgccaagaaCACATCCCTCTCCATTCTCATGCCAGAAATGAAAAGCTATCCCAAGAAATGCCTCTGTACTCGCTGTTCTTCTGGCTTGCAGGTCACTCCCCTACCTGGCTGGCTTCTCATTTGCTTTTTGTACATCTGGCTGTGTTCTGGCTCAGGGATATTTGGGTTCAATTCACAAatagcagagctcagcccagggGTGGGGATGGCTGTACCTTGCTTCAGTGATCCAACCCAAGAGCTCTCCTGGAAGTATTTGTTTTAGACCTTCTCCCTAAGCTCCTGTCACTTCCCCCTCTGCTCTCACCCATGCAGCTTTTCCAACAACTCCATTCATTTTACAATCTAATCCCTGACCCAGGGCAGGCTCTGAGTTGGTTTTGAGGGTCTTCAAAGTCTTCAAGCAGTACAACTGGCCTTGCCCTTGACAGCACAGTGACACAAGCTGATATTCCAAAAGCTCCTGGATCCTGGCAGCcattccagccccagctgcagtgcagcagctgagcagtgaCACAGTCTTGGGTCTGAAcaaggcagtgctgcagagaaaagcccagtgcagctctccctgtcagcacagctgggacaggcaggacactgctgctgctgctgctccagctgccctgggcaggctgcaggATCTGTACCAGGGTTTGTTCCAGGACAGGACACAGTCACAGGCATCACACACAGAAGGGACATGGAATGATTATTTCCCTCTGAACACATTCCCAACCAGCTCTACCTGCCTTGATCCACACTTCTCCAGAACCACAGGAGGTGAAGCCCCACAGAGGAGTCTTTGTGTGCCTTGAAGTAAAAAATGTGCTGCAAGCCTGTTCATTCAACTCCAAACCAGTCTTAAAACatgcagcagctcagtgccacgcctggcactgcaggaggacacagccctgctccatgacttgctctccagctgccacaaaaTAAAAGGCAGGAGTTATTTGCTTCTGCATcaggctggagggaaggagcaggaataTTGGCAAAGGTGCAGCACAGGCtccccagcaggaatgaaagtATCAGTGTGTCATCGTCCTTGGTGAAATGAAATTGCAGCTGTCACAAAGAGAAAGATGTGCAGATAAATcaagaggaataaaaataaatcaagtcCTGATTGCAAGGCCACAGAGGGACTGCAGGAGGTACCAACAATACCTACAAATGAGGAAGAATGGTGAAGTTGTCTCTAAATTGCCTCTCCAGACTGAAAATCAAGAGAGATCAATTATA
This DNA window, taken from Ammospiza caudacuta isolate bAmmCau1 chromosome 19, bAmmCau1.pri, whole genome shotgun sequence, encodes the following:
- the MXRA7 gene encoding matrix-remodeling-associated protein 7 isoform X3 — its product is MELPVDSYLAVPLLFTVLALVLASVFLRLRGGGGERAAERPRGPAAEPAREGGPGGEAAAAGPEDEGSRVPVEEVGVGGEGKEAVTEQREAAEEPGPAAEPSPAATESIPRQPPEEPRQTPEEPRQTPEEPRQPPEEPRQPGHREDAESKIPPLGASPGSGLGHTGQAEDTRGHEALSSHAEEEEVDSENEKLVVREPEDEDAAEETFSFKYSPGKLRGNQYKSMMSKEELEEEQRPEDYMKLSLASS
- the MXRA7 gene encoding matrix-remodeling-associated protein 7 isoform X1, with protein sequence MELPVDSYLAVPLLFTVLALVLASVFLRLRGGGGERAAERPRGPAAEPAREGGPGGEAAAAGPEDEGSRVPVEEVGVGGEGKEAVTEQREAAEEPGPAAEPSPAATESIPRQPPEEPRQTPEEPRQTPEEPRQPPEEPRQPGHREDAESKIPPLGASPGSGLGHTGQAEDTRGHEALSSHAEEEEVDSENEKLVVREPEDEDAAEETFSFKYSPGKLRGNQYKSMMSKEELEEEQRVQREQLAAIFRLMKEKSDTFGEMSEGDMKEQLRLYDI
- the MXRA7 gene encoding matrix-remodeling-associated protein 7 isoform X4 — translated: MELPVDSYLAVPLLFTVLALVLASVFLRLRGGGGERAAERPRGPAAEPAREGGPGGEAAAAGPEDEGSRVPVEEVGVGGEGKEAVTEQREAAEEPGPAAEPSPAATESIPRQPPEEPRQTPEEPRQTPEEPRQPPEEPRQPGHREDAESKIPPLGASPGSGLGHTGQAEDTRGHEALSSHAEEEEVDSENEKLVVREPEDEDAAEETFSFKYSPGKLRGNQYKSMMSKEELEEEQRIELTSDLTSL
- the MXRA7 gene encoding matrix-remodeling-associated protein 7 isoform X2; this translates as MELPVDSYLAVPLLFTVLALVLASVFLRLRGGGGERAAERPRGPAAEPAREGGPGGEAAAAGPEDEGSRVPVEEVGVGGEGKEAVTEQREAAEEPGPAAEPSPAATESIPRQPPEEPRQTPEEPRQTPEEPRQPPEEPRQPGHREDAESKIPPLGASPGSGLGHTGQAEDTRGHEALSSHAEEEEVDSENEKLVVREPEDEDAAEETFSFKYSPGKLRGNQYKSMMSKEELEEEQSSFSLQASQAVQGGRAAARIELTSDLTSL